GCTCCGGAAAAGGGGTAGGAACCCGTAGAATTCGTATGGTATTTGATGGGGTCGCTTCTTCAGAACCGGTTGTTGCGGAGTTGGTCCTTCATTTTCGAATGCCGGTCAATATTATGCATGCGGATACAAAGGATGTCGGCGGAACGGCAATGGGGCAGATGCTGCTTCAGCTGCCGGATGACACGGAGACCGCAGATAAGATGATCGAATTTATTAAGGCGCGGGGGTTGACTGTAGAGGAGGTGAGTGACCGTGGATAATCAGATGATGTCAGTTCTGCTGCAAAGTGTGGGAGAATCTTTTCAGATGATGATTTTCGGTACCATCTTTGCTTATGTACTTGGCCTTCCAATGGGAATTTTGCTGGTAGTAACGGCGAAGGACGGCATTCGTCCGAATCTTGTGGTATATAAGATTTTAGATGTTGTTGTCAATATCACGAGAAGCGTGCCATTCTTGATCCTTTTGGTGACGATTATGCCGTTTACACGAATGGTCGTCGGAACAACGATTGGAACGAAAGCGACGATCGTATCGTTGGTAGTTTCGGCAGCCCCGTTTGTAGCCCGTTTGGTAGAAAGTTCCATTCAGGAAGTGGACCGCGGAATTATTGAAGCTGCTCAGTCCATGGGAGCGGGAACTTTTCAGATCATCTATAAGGTGATGCTTCCGGAAGCGCGTCCCAGTCTGATTGTCAATGCTGCAATTGCCGCAGCAACGATTTTGGGTTACTCTGCGATGGCTGGATTTGTCGGCGGCGGAGGATTAGGAACCGTTGCAATTAATTATGGATATCAGCGTGGTCAAACGGACATTATGATTATTACCGTGATTCTTTTGGTTGTGATTGTACAGGTGTTCCAGTCGATCGGAATGAAACTTGCACGTGTATTAGATAAACGAAAAGAATAATTTATTTTCCGGGTAACTGGATAAAATACTTTAAAGCTGAATTTTGGAGGGAAAAATATGA
This genomic window from Caproicibacterium sp. BJN0003 contains:
- a CDS encoding methionine ABC transporter permease is translated as MSVLLQSVGESFQMMIFGTIFAYVLGLPMGILLVVTAKDGIRPNLVVYKILDVVVNITRSVPFLILLVTIMPFTRMVVGTTIGTKATIVSLVVSAAPFVARLVESSIQEVDRGIIEAAQSMGAGTFQIIYKVMLPEARPSLIVNAAIAAATILGYSAMAGFVGGGGLGTVAINYGYQRGQTDIMIITVILLVVIVQVFQSIGMKLARVLDKRKE